CTCCTCGTCGATGACGCTGTCGGGCAGGCGGAACTTCGGGATCTGGCTACGCATCATGCCGCCGGCCGACTGGCCGCTGTCGAACACGGTCACCTGATAGCCCTGCACCGCCAGATCGCGCGCGACCGTCAGCGACGCGGGGCCGGCACCGATACAGCCGATGCGCTTGCCGTTCTTCACGGTCGGCGCTTTCGGCAGCCGCTCGTGGATGTCTTCCTTGAAGTCGGCCGCGACGCGCTTCAGCCGGCAGATCGCCACCGGCTCCTTGTCGACGCGCCCGCGCCGGCACGCCGGCTCACAGGGGCGGTCACAGACGCGCCCGAGAATGCCGGGGAACACGTTCGAGCGCCAGTTGAGCATGTACGCCGCGGCAAAATCGCCTGCCGCGATCTGGCGAATGTATTCGGGGACGGGGGTATGGGCCGGACAGGCCCACTGGCAGTCGACCACCTTGTGCAGGTAGTCGGGCGCGCTGATGTCGGTCGGTTTCAAGTCTTTTCTTCCTGTCCGAAAGATTGCGGACACCCGCCGGGAGTGCGGGAGTTCCTTCTTCTCGCCGGTCGCCGCGGCCGTGAAGGCGCAGCAGGCGGTCAGACCGCCCCTGCCAGTGATTACTCAGCAGTATAATTCAGAACGCGCACTATGGTGCATGTTGTTATACAAAGACGCTGTTCATTTCGTTCATTTCGTGCCGCGACAGTACGACCTCCGCCCGTCGTCCTGCCGACGGGCGGCGTGGCAGATTCATTCGAGGCAGCACGCTTTCTCGGTGAGCTCGGCGCACCCGCAGCCGGCCTGCGCAGCGATCTGCCGCTGGATGCCGCTGAAACGCGCCTGTACGGCATCGCCGAAGAGCGGATCGGCGCCGAGATGGATTGCCGAATCGACGAGGAACCAGTCCTTCTTTTGCAGCGAAGCGCCGAGCCGCGGGAAGATCTCGCGCTCCTCCTTGTCCATGTGCTCGCGCAGGAACGCGACGTAGCGGCACACGTCGTCGATGATCGTCGCGCGCGACATCATCGCTCCGCCAGCGGCGGCAGCCAGATCCGCCGCCAGCGTCGCGCCGCTTGCCTCGATCTGCCGGTGCTGGCCGGCCAGTTCGTCAACGACGTCGCGCGCCGACGGATCGTGCGCAAGGAGCATGCCGAACGCGACGTCCTCGCGCGGGTGATGGAAGCGGTCGGGGTACTGCGTGAGGTAGTAGACGACGTCCGACATGAGCTCGTAATCCGGCTGCTCGCCGCGGGCGAACAGTTCGGTCCGGCTTTCGAGCAGATCGAGCAGCTTGCGGTAATTCGCGTGCTCGGCTTTCCACTTGTTGATATGTGCGCACATGACAGTCTCCGATGTTCGTTTTCGACATCCCGCCTGCCCTGCTGCCGGGGGCGGGACCACTGCACGATTTCATGCTAAGCACGCATGCGCGCCGCCGAAATGACTTTTGTCATTCAGCCCGGTGCCGCCCTGCCCTACTCTGCGCTTGCGCCGAACTCCGGCATCTTTCGGTCCGCAGCCGGCAAAACGGCCGGCCCGCCCCCAGCGAGAGGAGAAAAATCATGACTTACGTGGTCACCGAAGCGTGCATCAAGTGCAAACACACCGATTGCGTCGACGTCTGCCCGACCGACGCTTTCCGCGAAGGCCCCAATTTCCTCGTCATCGACCCGGAGGAATGCATCGACTGCACGCTGTGTGTCGCCGAATGCCCGGTGGACGCGATCTATGCCGAAGACGACGTGCCGCACGAGCAGCGGCAGTTCGTCGCGCTGAACGAAGAACTGGCGAAGGAATGGAAACCGATCGTCGAAGTCAAGCCCGCGCCGGCGGATGCCGGAACGTGGGCGAAGGTGAAGGACAAGCTCAAGTTCCTGGAACGCTGAGCGGCGCGGCGCGGCGGAGTGCCGCTCTCGAACCGGCAACTGAATACCACCCGTTCGCCCTGGGCTCGTCGAAGGGCGGTCGCTGGGCTTCGACAAGCCTGTCCTGAGCGAGGCCGAAGGGCTCAGCCCGAACGGTCTCTGGTTGCAGCATTGATAGGTGGCGAGGATCCGTCGGGTGTCGAGGATCCGTCAGGTGTCGAGGATCCGCCGCAGCATGTCGGCGCGCGTGATCTCCATCCCGCCGGGCCGGTTCGTCAGCCAGCCGGCTTTCTGCCACCGGCTGAGGATGCGGATGACGGTTTCGGCTCGCGCGCTGACGAGCTGGCTGATTTCCTCGCGCGTCAGATTCACTTCGACTGCGACCGCGTGCGCAACGGCAGGACGGCCGAAGCGCTCGATCAGGTAGATCATCAATGCCGCGAGGCGCCGCGGCACCGAGCCCGCGCTGACGATGTCGATCTTCGCGCGCAGCGCGGCCGTATGCTGGAGCAGCGCCCGGTTGACGGCGAGGCCGACGGTCACCGAAGTCTCGAGCGCTTCCTGCAGCGCGTCGGCGCGGATCGACACGACCTCGACCGCGCCGCCGATCGCGATCGCATCGGCGGGAAACAGGCCGTGTTCGAGCACCGCGGCGAGCCCGACCGCCTCGCCGGTGCGGAACAGGCCGACGACGACGCCGTCCCCGGTCGGCGTCGTCTGCCGGATCTGGACGATTCCCACCTCGATGACGACGAAATGCGCCGCGCGCTCGCCGGTGCGCCACAGCGGTTCGCCCGACGCGAGGCGACGATGGCGCGCGCCGCGGGCCAGGCGGGCGAGATCGCCGGGCTCCAGCGTCGAGAACAGCTCCAGCGCCGCCATCCGGTCCGCCACGGTGCGGGTCTCTGCCGGCACGGCCGCCGGCTGCGGCGTGGCAAGGGGCGGTGCGTGACTCATCATGTTCCTGCGAAATCGCGACGAACGGGCGTCGGTTCAGGACGATTCGCGCACCAGCGCGAGCCGGATGCGCTCGATCGCGTGCGACGGGCTGAGGCCTTTCGGGCAGACCTCGGTGCAATTCATGATCGTGCGGCAGCGGTACAGGCGATACACGTCATCCAGATAGGCCAGCCGCTCGGCGGTCGCGGTGTCGCGGCTGTCGGAGATGAAGCGGTAAGCCTGCAGCAGCCCTGCGGGGCCGATGAACTTGTCCGGGTTCCACCAGTACGACGGGCAGAACGCGCTGCAGCAGGCGCACAGGATGCATTCGTAGAGGCCGTTGAGGCGGTCGCGCTCTTCGGGCGTCTGCAGGCGCTCGCGCTCGGGCGTCAGTTCGTCGTTGATCAGGTAGGGCTTGATCGCGTGGTAGTGCGCGAAGAACTGCGTCATGTCGACGATCAGGTCGCGAATCACCGGAAAACCGGGCAGCGGACGCAGCACCACCGGTTCCTTCAGTCCGGCCAGCGCCGTCAGGCACGCCAGGCCGTTGCGCCCGTTGATGTTCATCGCGTCCGAACCGCACACGCCTTCACGGCACGAACGCCGGAACGACAGGCTGTCGTCGATCGTCTTGAGCCGCATCAGCGCGTCGAGCAGCTTCTTGTCGCCCGCCTCCGGCGTGACGTCGTAGTCCTGCATGCGCGGCTTCGCGTCGGCGTCGGGGTTGAAGCGGTAGATGCTGATTCGCATGTCTTCCTCCTCGCCGCCGACGCTCAGCCGGCGGTGATGAAATGCGCGGCCATCGTCAGCGCGACGCGGATCACGATCGCGATCAGGACGAGTGCGATCAGCCCCAGCAACGGCAGACGCACGGCAGGCGAGTGAATGTAGTCGAGCACGATGTCGCGGATGCCGATCCAGCCGTGCAGGGCCAGCGCCGCGAACAGCACGACGATCAGCACCGCGCCGTGCGGACTCGTCGCCAGCTCGTGCCAGCGTTCATAGCTGAGCGGCGGACCGACCAGCAGCAGCGCCGCAGCCGCTGCGAGAAAGATCAGCAGCACGACTGCCGTCGCGCGCTGCAGCATCCACGCCCTTTGCCCGACGAACAGCCTCATGACAGCCCCCTCGCGCCGGCGGCGAGCGCGATCACGACCGCCGCGACGATCGCGGCCCACGCGCTGGTCCGCGCCTGGGCGAGACGGCTGCCGATGCCGACATCCATCAGCAGGTGGCGCAGCCCCGCGAGCACGTGATGCGACGCGGCCCACACGACGACGACGACGAGCAACGCGCGTCCGGGCGCCGACACCAGATCGCGCAGCGCTTCGAAGTCGGCTTCGCTGCGCAGCGACCGGTCGAGCGCGAGCGCGAGAAGCGGCAGCGTGATGAGCAGCAGCACGCCCGAGATGCGGTGCCCGATCGACACGATCGCGCCGATCGGAAAACGGATCTGCGACAGGTTCAGGAACTTCGGGGCGCTTCCGGGCGGTGCTCGCATGTTCGCCTCCACTGGTCGCTAGGTGGACTCGTCCTCGCACCCGCAGTTCGCCTCGGCGGCAATGACGCGGTGGAGCTGGACGAAACGGTCCTCTGCAGGGGCGGGGAACAACGGATCCTGGGTGCGCTTCGACGCACCGTCGACCACCCGCCAGTCGTCATCGTCCAGAAAACGGACAGCTGTCGGAAACAGCACCAGTTCCTCGACCGCCATGTTGTGGCGCAGGCGCTCCGCGTAAAGCCGGACGTTCGCGCCGACCAGCTCCCACGACATCGTTTCCCCGCGCGCAGCGGACTCCAGGTCACGCATCAGGTCCGCACCCTGTCGTGCGAGCGTCGCGTGCTGCGCTTCGATCTCGTCGCCGAAACCCGGCGGCAACGCGTCCTTTTCCCGCAGCCGCTCGACGATGCGGTCTTCGAGCGGGTGATGGGACACATCCGGAAAGTTGGTCAGGTAATAGAGGGCATCGACCAGCAGTTCGAGGTCGGCCGTCCCCGGCTCGACTCCCGCAGCCGGCCGGCTTACGAGCAGTCGCACGAGCGCTTCGAGGTTCGCATGTTCGGCCTGCAGCCGGCCGATCGCGTTCGGCATGACGCCCCTCAGCCCTGTGACTGCTTCATCGTTTCGATCGCGAGCAGCGAGTGTGCATAGGCAGCACCGGCACGCATTTCCGCGGCCACCCAGATCGCCTCCATGATCTCTTCCTCGGTCGCGCCGCTCTTGAGTGCCTCCGAGGTGTGGCCATGGATGCAGTATGGACACTGGGTGACATGCGCGACCGCGACCGCGATCAGCTCCTTCGTCTTCTTCGGCAGGGCGCCGTCGGCAAAAACGGCGTTGCTGAACGCCTTGAACGCAGCAAGAGGGCCGGGCGCGAGTTCCTTGCGCTTGCGCGCGGCTTCGATATTCCACTGCGGGTACAAAGACTGGTCCATCGTCGAGTCCTCCATCCGTTGCCCTTGGAAATGCGGCGCAAATGCGCACGGTTACACGGAATAGTAGGCGCTGGTTTTAAAGAGTCAACAAACATGCATCTTTAGCCGCTCTTCCCTATAATGAATGCCGCACCAGTCACTCAAGGTGGGCAGGTGCTCCCGGGCAGGTCGCACGAAGCCGCGCCAGCCGGCCGAAAAACAGCCCGGAACGGGCGGAAACAAAAGGGGACACATCTTGACTTTCGGTTTCAAGCAGCTGGGCCGGCTGCGCTCATGGCTGCGCGCCTTCATTCCCGACGCGCATCACGTCAGCAGGCGCGAGAGGATCTTCGGCTGCATCGGTGCCCTCCTCGGCCTGATATGCACCGAGTGGATCAGCCGACAGGTGCTCGGCGAGACGAACCCGTGGTTCATCGCCCGATGGGGGCCTCGGCAGTGCTGCTGTTCGCGATGCCGTCGAGTCCGCTCGCGCAGCCGTGGTCGGTGCTCGGCGGAAACGTGATCTCGGCACTCGTCGGCATCACCTGCGCCCAATTGATCGGGACTTCCGGGCTCGGCGCGGCAGTCGCCGTCGGACTGGCGCTGGTCATCATGCTCCAGTTGCGCTGCCTGCACCCGCCCGGCGGCGCGGTCGCGCTGACCGCGGTGCTCGGCGGCCCGTCGGTCGCGGACCTGGGCTACCAGTTCGCGTTCTGGCCGGTCGCAGTGGATTCGTTGTGCCTCGTGCTGTTCGCCCTCGCGTTCAACATCGCCCTCGGACGCCGCTACCCGCATCGCTCGCAGGAGCAGGCAAACCCTCACCTCACGGCAGACCCGCTGCCGAGCGCCCGGGTCGGCGTCACCCTTGGGGACTTGAACGAAGCCCTCGAGGCGCGCGGCGAACTGCTCGATATCAGCAGCAAGGATCTCGGCGAAATCCTCGCTGCCGCCGAAGCACGGGCTTTTCGCCGCCGCTTCGGCGAAGTCCGCTGCGGCGACATCATGTCCGAAGACGTCGTCACCGTCGGGACGCAGGCATCGATCGGCGAAACCTGGGCGCTGCTCGCGAGGCACAAGATCAAGGCGATCCCGGTCGTCGCGGGCGAGCGGCGGCTCTTGGTCGGCATCGTCTCGCTGCACGATTTCTTCATTCGCCGCGACCTGGTCGGCACGATGTTCATCGGCGAACTGATGTCGCGCGACGTCGTCACGGCCCGCGCGGACCAGCCGATCCTCGAACTGACCAAGCTCTTTTCCGACGGCGGCCTGCATCACGTACCGGTGGTCGATGAGCACCGCAACGTCGTCGGCGTGTTGACGCAGTCCGACCTCGTCGCCGCCCTCGTCCGAACACGCCTCGACGAGCCCGAGCAGACCGATCTGGCGATGGCCGCCTGAACCGCGCCCTGCCCGGGAACGGTCAGTGGTGCAGGATCTTCGCGAGGAAAGTCTGCGCGCGCTCGGATCGCGGCTGGCCGAAGAACTCCTCCTTGGCCGCGTCCTCGACGATCGCGCCGCGATCCATGAAGATCACGCGGTGCGCGACCTTGCGCGCGAAGCCCATCTCGTGCGTCACGCACATCATCGTCATGCCTTCGTGCGCGAGCTGGACCATCACGTCGAGCACTTCGTTGATCATCTCCGGGTCGAGCGCCGACGTCGGCTCGTCGAACAGCATGCAGATCGGGTCCATCGCGAGCGCCCGCGCGATCGCGACGCGCTGCTGCTGACCGCCCGAGAGCTGACCGGGATACTTCGCCGCCTGCGCCTTCAGGCCGACGCGGTCGAGCAGCTTCAGCCCCTTGTCGAGAGCCTCGTCACGACTGCGGCCGAGCACCTTGATCTGCGCGATCGTCAGGTTGTCGGTGATCGTCATGTGCGGGAACAGCTCGAAGTTCTGGAACACCATACCGACCTGCGCGCGCAGCTTCGGCAGATTCGTCTTCGGGTCCTCGACGGCGACGCCATTGACGACGATGCTGCCTTTCTGGAACGGTTCGAGCGCATTCACGCACTTGATCAGCGTCGATTTGCCCGAGCCCGACGGACCGCACACGACGACCACTTCGCTCTTGTTCACGTTCGTCGTGCAGTCGGTCAGCACCTGGAAGCTGCCATACCATTTTGAAACGTTCTTGATCTCGATCACGGTCGGAACTCCGGACAATCAGCGGACGATGGCGATGCGCGACTGCAGCCGCTTCACGAGCCTCGAGAGCGCGAAGCAGATGACGAAATACACCACCGCGACGGTGGTGTACATCTCGACCGGGCGCAGGTCGCGCTGCGTGATCTTGTCGGCCGCGCCGAAGAAATCGGTCGCGCCGATCGCATACACGAGCGACACGTCCTGGAACAGGATGATCGTCTGCGTCAGCAGCACCGGCAGCATGTTGCGGAAAGCCTGCGGCAGCACCACCAGGCGCATCGTCTGGCCGTACGTGAAGCCCATCGCGTAGCCTGCGGCGACCTGCCCGCGCGGCACCGACTGGATGCCCGAACGCATGATCTCGGAGTAATACGCGGCCTCGAACACGGTGAAGGTGAAGTACGCCGAATTCGCCGCGCCGATCGGCATCGGCTCTCCCGTGACCATCTGCAGCACCATCGGCAGGATCAGATAGAACGCGAGGATCACCTGCACCAGCGGCAGGCTGCGGAAGATGTTCACGTAGCCGGCGGCGAACCACTGCAACGGCATGATCGACGACAGGCGCATCAGCGCCAGGACGGTGCCGATCAGGATCCCGCCGAGCATCGCCGTCAGGGTGACTTGCACGGTATAGCGCAGCCCTTGCGCGAGAAAACCCCAGTTCTCGATGATCACCGAGAAGTCGAAGTCGCTCACGCCGCGCCTCCCCCTTTGCTGCCGACGATCAGGCCGGGCACCCGGGTGCGCCGCTCGATGAACGCGAGGAAGCGGTTCATCAGGAACGCGAGCGCGAAATACGCCAGCGTCACGACAATCGTGATCTCGAGCACCTGCGAGGTCTTCTCGATGATCTGCTTGTACTGGAAGTAGAGTTCGAGGATGCCGACCGCGTAGGTGACGGCGGAATTCTTGAAGATGTTCATCGCTTCGGACGTCATCGCCGGCAACACGATGCGGTAAGCCATCGGCAGGCGCACGTGGCGATACGTCTGCCATTCGGTCAGCCCCAGCGCGAGCCCGGCGTCGCGCTGCCCGCGCGACAGCGAGTTGATGCCCGCCTTGACCTGCTCGGCGATGCGCGCGGCGGTATACAAACCGAGGCCGACGACCGCGATGACGATGTAAGGCAGATCCTGCTTCATCCACATGCCGATTTTTTCCGGCACCAGCTCGGGGACGACGAAGAACCACATGAAAAGCTGGACGATCAGCGGAATGTTGCGGAACACGTCGACGTACGCGTCGCCGATCGCGACGAGCCAGCGCTTCGGCGTCGTGCGCATGACCCCGAGGGCCGAGCCGAGCACCAGCGCGAGCGCGAGCGACGCGAGCGACACGAGCGTCGTCCAGCCCAGCCCGGACAGTATCCAGTCGTAGTACTTGAGACCGTCGTCGGTCTCGCGGAAGAAGAACAGCCAGTCCCAGTGATAATCCATCGCAACTCCCCGATTTGCCGCGACGGCAGGCGCTCAGGCCCGGCGAAAACGAAAAGGGAAACAGCCGGGCACGCCTCCGCCCGGCTGCCCGGCGGCTTATTCGACGCCCTTGTCGGTCGGGTTCTCGAACGCGGCCTTCAGCGCGGGGCTCATCGGGAAGTTCAAGTTCACGTTGCGCGGCGGAATCGGCTTCATGAACCACTTGTCGTAGAGCTTCTCCGCGTCGCTCGACTTGATCAGTCCGACGAGCGTCTTGTCGACGATCGCCTTGAACGGCGCATCGTCCTTGCGCATCATCACGCCGTACGGCTCGTCGCGCAGCGACGGTCCGACGATCTCGAACGCAGACGGATTCTTCGAACTCGCGATCAGGCCGGCGAGCAGGATGTCGTCCATGACGAACGCCGCCGCGCGCCCGCTCTCGACCATCAGGAACGAGTCGGCGTGGTCCTTGCCGTAGATGTTCTTGACGTTGATCGTCCTGCCTTTCTCGTTCTGCTTGATCAGCTCGTCCGACGTCGTGCCCGTCGTCGTCACGACCGGCTTGCCGTCGAGGTCGCCGATGTCGTCGATGCCGGAATCCTTGCGCACCCCCATGCGCACGCTGGTGATGAAGTACGCGACGCTGAAGCCCACCTGCTGCTGGCGCGCGACGCTGTTCGTCGTCGAGCCGCACTCGAGGTCGATCGTGCCGTTCTGCATCAGCGGAATGCGGTTCTGCGACGTCACCGGCTGGTATTTGACCTGCAGGTTCGGCATCTTCAGCTCGGTCTTGACGGCATCGACGACCTTTGCACACAGGTCCATCGCATAGCCGACCGGCTTCTGGTTGGCATCGAGGTAGGAAAACGGCACCGACGACTCGCGGTGCCCGACAGTGATGGTGCCCGTATCCTTGATCTTCTGCAGCGTGCCGCTTGACTGTGCATGAGCGGGCGCGACCATCGCGGCCGCGGACAGACTTAGCGCAATGACGGTGAGGGACTTGTGCATGAATACCTCCAGTCTTGGTTCAGGATCGACGAATTCTCGCCGCGTAAGGCAACGGAAGCGCACGAACGTGACATTTCCTGCTGCCATCCTAAACCAACGCTCCCGCACGAGATATCCCGGTGTACTCGAGCCACCCGTTAGCAAGTATGCATGCGGGCCGCGAGCGGCGGGCAGCAGGCGCCGCCGCCCGACGCCAAAAGGTTCGGGCGGCGCGCAAAGCGGGGCCCCGAAAGGACCGTGAGCCCGTGCGGGAGCGCGGTGTGAATTGCAAAAAGCGGGGTGCAAAAAGCGGGGCTTTCGGGCGCATCGCTTTCTGCTACAATGCGCGCCTTCCACGGAGAGGTGGATGAGTGGTTTAAGTCGCACGCCTGGAAAGCGTGTTTGGGATAATATCCCAACGCGGGTTCGAATCCCGCCCTCTCCGCCAGACACTTGAAAAGGCCATACTCCCGAGTCGAAACAGCGACTTGATGGATAAGGCCTTTTTTATTTCCCCCTGGTCTTGCCCCACGCCGCCTTTGCCGCCGATCGCCTCCTGCGGGAGCGGCCTGCGATCGTTCCTCGACGGTAGCTTCAATCGCCCGGCGGCCCTTCGCAGCCGACGCCGCCGTTCGCACGCGCCCGGACGAACAGCGGCGCGAGGTAAGTGCAGCACAGCGCGAACGCCACTACCCACGCGACGCTTGCGGCGCTCATCCACGCCGCACCATCGCCGCCCGCTCCGGCCGCGACCGCACGCATGACGGCGGCAGCGACGAGCAGCGCGGCGCTGAGCGGAATCCACCGGCGCTCGTCGAGCGGATAGCCGCCATGCGTGCGCCCGGCGATGCAGACGACGACGAATACGCTCAGGCCGAGTGCCCCGACGGTCAATAGGTGACGGCCGCTGCCGACGGCGCCGTCGCCAGTGATCAGCGCCAGTCCGATCAGGCCGAAGCCCGCCCCCATCAGCACATACACCAGATACAGCATCAAGGGCCAGCGCCGGAAAAGCGGGCGGCCGACGTGCCAGTCGTTGAGCAGATTGAAGAGCGCCGCCGACGCGGCGAGCGCGAGCCAGCCGCCGAGCCGGGCACCCGGCGCGACGAACTCGACAGCAGTGTAGAGGCCGATGCAGACGATCGCGAGATTGCGCCGCGGCGGGCGGGCGCGATATTCGTCCCGCAGCGTGCCGCCTTTTTCGCGCCACGTGTCGATCGACGCATTGACGATGCGCATCGAGATGCGGCTCAGCGCGACGACGATCAGGATCATCAGCACGCCGACCATCGCGTGGAGCCAGCGCGCGGGCGAAGCGCCGCTCAACGCGTCAGCGTAGAAGCCGGCGACCAGCACCGTCAGCGCGATCAGCGCCCAGAGAAAAGACAGGTGGCGGCGCTCGGGGTGAC
Above is a genomic segment from Azoarcus sp. PA01 containing:
- a CDS encoding hemerythrin domain-containing protein: MCAHINKWKAEHANYRKLLDLLESRTELFARGEQPDYELMSDVVYYLTQYPDRFHHPREDVAFGMLLAHDPSARDVVDELAGQHRQIEASGATLAADLAAAAGGAMMSRATIIDDVCRYVAFLREHMDKEEREIFPRLGASLQKKDWFLVDSAIHLGADPLFGDAVQARFSGIQRQIAAQAGCGCAELTEKACCLE
- a CDS encoding ferredoxin family protein, producing MTYVVTEACIKCKHTDCVDVCPTDAFREGPNFLVIDPEECIDCTLCVAECPVDAIYAEDDVPHEQRQFVALNEELAKEWKPIVEVKPAPADAGTWAKVKDKLKFLER
- a CDS encoding Crp/Fnr family transcriptional regulator, yielding MMSHAPPLATPQPAAVPAETRTVADRMAALELFSTLEPGDLARLARGARHRRLASGEPLWRTGERAAHFVVIEVGIVQIRQTTPTGDGVVVGLFRTGEAVGLAAVLEHGLFPADAIAIGGAVEVVSIRADALQEALETSVTVGLAVNRALLQHTAALRAKIDIVSAGSVPRRLAALMIYLIERFGRPAVAHAVAVEVNLTREEISQLVSARAETVIRILSRWQKAGWLTNRPGGMEITRADMLRRILDT
- a CDS encoding succinate dehydrogenase iron-sulfur subunit, which translates into the protein MRISIYRFNPDADAKPRMQDYDVTPEAGDKKLLDALMRLKTIDDSLSFRRSCREGVCGSDAMNINGRNGLACLTALAGLKEPVVLRPLPGFPVIRDLIVDMTQFFAHYHAIKPYLINDELTPERERLQTPEERDRLNGLYECILCACCSAFCPSYWWNPDKFIGPAGLLQAYRFISDSRDTATAERLAYLDDVYRLYRCRTIMNCTEVCPKGLSPSHAIERIRLALVRESS
- the sdhD gene encoding succinate dehydrogenase, hydrophobic membrane anchor protein — encoded protein: MRLFVGQRAWMLQRATAVVLLIFLAAAAALLLVGPPLSYERWHELATSPHGAVLIVVLFAALALHGWIGIRDIVLDYIHSPAVRLPLLGLIALVLIAIVIRVALTMAAHFITAG
- the sdhC gene encoding succinate dehydrogenase, cytochrome b556 subunit — its product is MRAPPGSAPKFLNLSQIRFPIGAIVSIGHRISGVLLLITLPLLALALDRSLRSEADFEALRDLVSAPGRALLVVVVVWAASHHVLAGLRHLLMDVGIGSRLAQARTSAWAAIVAAVVIALAAGARGLS
- a CDS encoding hemerythrin domain-containing protein — its product is MPNAIGRLQAEHANLEALVRLLVSRPAAGVEPGTADLELLVDALYYLTNFPDVSHHPLEDRIVERLREKDALPPGFGDEIEAQHATLARQGADLMRDLESAARGETMSWELVGANVRLYAERLRHNMAVEELVLFPTAVRFLDDDDWRVVDGASKRTQDPLFPAPAEDRFVQLHRVIAAEANCGCEDEST
- a CDS encoding carboxymuconolactone decarboxylase family protein; amino-acid sequence: MDQSLYPQWNIEAARKRKELAPGPLAAFKAFSNAVFADGALPKKTKELIAVAVAHVTQCPYCIHGHTSEALKSGATEEEIMEAIWVAAEMRAGAAYAHSLLAIETMKQSQG
- a CDS encoding HPP family protein — translated: MGASAVLLFAMPSSPLAQPWSVLGGNVISALVGITCAQLIGTSGLGAAVAVGLALVIMLQLRCLHPPGGAVALTAVLGGPSVADLGYQFAFWPVAVDSLCLVLFALAFNIALGRRYPHRSQEQANPHLTADPLPSARVGVTLGDLNEALEARGELLDISSKDLGEILAAAEARAFRRRFGEVRCGDIMSEDVVTVGTQASIGETWALLARHKIKAIPVVAGERRLLVGIVSLHDFFIRRDLVGTMFIGELMSRDVVTARADQPILELTKLFSDGGLHHVPVVDEHRNVVGVLTQSDLVAALVRTRLDEPEQTDLAMAA
- a CDS encoding amino acid ABC transporter ATP-binding protein, with amino-acid sequence MIEIKNVSKWYGSFQVLTDCTTNVNKSEVVVVCGPSGSGKSTLIKCVNALEPFQKGSIVVNGVAVEDPKTNLPKLRAQVGMVFQNFELFPHMTITDNLTIAQIKVLGRSRDEALDKGLKLLDRVGLKAQAAKYPGQLSGGQQQRVAIARALAMDPICMLFDEPTSALDPEMINEVLDVMVQLAHEGMTMMCVTHEMGFARKVAHRVIFMDRGAIVEDAAKEEFFGQPRSERAQTFLAKILHH
- a CDS encoding ABC transporter permease subunit (The N-terminal region of this protein, as described by TIGR01726, is a three transmembrane segment that identifies a subfamily of ABC transporter permease subunits, which specificities that include histidine, arginine, glutamine, glutamate, L-cystine (sic), the opines (in Agrobacterium) octopine and nopaline, etc.), with the translated sequence MSDFDFSVIIENWGFLAQGLRYTVQVTLTAMLGGILIGTVLALMRLSSIMPLQWFAAGYVNIFRSLPLVQVILAFYLILPMVLQMVTGEPMPIGAANSAYFTFTVFEAAYYSEIMRSGIQSVPRGQVAAGYAMGFTYGQTMRLVVLPQAFRNMLPVLLTQTIILFQDVSLVYAIGATDFFGAADKITQRDLRPVEMYTTVAVVYFVICFALSRLVKRLQSRIAIVR
- a CDS encoding amino acid ABC transporter permease; translated protein: MDYHWDWLFFFRETDDGLKYYDWILSGLGWTTLVSLASLALALVLGSALGVMRTTPKRWLVAIGDAYVDVFRNIPLIVQLFMWFFVVPELVPEKIGMWMKQDLPYIVIAVVGLGLYTAARIAEQVKAGINSLSRGQRDAGLALGLTEWQTYRHVRLPMAYRIVLPAMTSEAMNIFKNSAVTYAVGILELYFQYKQIIEKTSQVLEITIVVTLAYFALAFLMNRFLAFIERRTRVPGLIVGSKGGGAA
- a CDS encoding transporter substrate-binding domain-containing protein — protein: MHKSLTVIALSLSAAAMVAPAHAQSSGTLQKIKDTGTITVGHRESSVPFSYLDANQKPVGYAMDLCAKVVDAVKTELKMPNLQVKYQPVTSQNRIPLMQNGTIDLECGSTTNSVARQQQVGFSVAYFITSVRMGVRKDSGIDDIGDLDGKPVVTTTGTTSDELIKQNEKGRTINVKNIYGKDHADSFLMVESGRAAAFVMDDILLAGLIASSKNPSAFEIVGPSLRDEPYGVMMRKDDAPFKAIVDKTLVGLIKSSDAEKLYDKWFMKPIPPRNVNLNFPMSPALKAAFENPTDKGVE
- a CDS encoding NnrS family protein — translated: MLTLRRLWSVDHPVWLCGFRSFFLFAVLSAPLLVLGWGAFLAGGVPLPATPGGAFIWHAHELLFGFGLAAVAGFALTAVPEFTRSPAIGPRAVRLLAVSWLTGRVAFWLSGAVGAPALIVSALAHLALLAGLIFLLAPRLWRHPERRHLSFLWALIALTVLVAGFYADALSGASPARWLHAMVGVLMILIVVALSRISMRIVNASIDTWREKGGTLRDEYRARPPRRNLAIVCIGLYTAVEFVAPGARLGGWLALAASAALFNLLNDWHVGRPLFRRWPLMLYLVYVLMGAGFGLIGLALITGDGAVGSGRHLLTVGALGLSVFVVVCIAGRTHGGYPLDERRWIPLSAALLVAAAVMRAVAAGAGGDGAAWMSAASVAWVVAFALCCTYLAPLFVRARANGGVGCEGPPGD